The region TAGGTAAATTGGCTACATGCAAATAAGTCAAAGTCATTTCGATGTGGGCATGGCCCAAAAGTTCCTTTAAACTGACAATGTCAACGCCATATTCCAACAAATGCGTAGCAAAGCTGTGCCGCAGCGTGTGGGCGGTTATTTTTTTAGAACTGCCTATCTTACTTCGGTTCTCTTTGATCACCCAACGCACTCCGTTGGTAGTCAGTCCCCGCGCTTCTCCATCTTTGGATACCTGGCTGTTAAAAAGATATACTTGGGGGTTTTCCGTTTTGATATACTTTTTTAGTCCTCTGGTCAAATGTTTACTCAAAGGGACGTAGCGGTCGATCTTACCTTTTTTCTTGGGAATAAAAACTGTTTTGCGATCAAAATCGATGTCAGCCAATTTTAGATTGCACAGTTCGTAGCTGCGAAGTCCACAGCCATATAGCATTCCTATGATCAAGCGGTGTTTAAGGTACTTCGGCGCTTTTAAAAGACGCCTGACTTCCTCCTTGCTCAA is a window of Salegentibacter salegens DNA encoding:
- a CDS encoding tyrosine-type recombinase/integrase; its protein translation is MEQSFSINGKAKSTLNNYLRCLAHLTLHYKESPETLSVENIEAYLYYCQKLHKTPSESFFKHTIFGLRAAYKVMGMEAKRVALPQIKRDLKLPTVLSKEEVRRLLKAPKYLKHRLIIGMLYGCGLRSYELCNLKLADIDFDRKTVFIPKKKGKIDRYVPLSKHLTRGLKKYIKTENPQVYLFNSQVSKDGEARGLTTNGVRWVIKENRSKIGSSKKITAHTLRHSFATHLLEYGVDIVSLKELLGHAHIEMTLTYLHVANLPSCSKFSPLDKLYD